One Candidatus Eisenbacteria bacterium genomic region harbors:
- the rsmI gene encoding 16S rRNA (cytidine(1402)-2'-O)-methyltransferase: MCADSNRAAGCLYLIGTPIGNLEDITHRAVRVLGEVDQILAEDTRRARVLLDRYAISKPLSSFFEHNEARRLEPVMRALEEGRRIAVITDAGSPGISDPGFRLVREAVARGIPVVSIPGPSAAVTALQVSGLPTDQFLFRGFPPRKSAGRRRDLSELRDYEGTLIYYESSHRLADFLEDAAAELGDRPAAVCRELTKMHEEVVRGTLPELAARFRETEPRGEIAVVIGGHTRSMRKSRGGPDDPDEA, encoded by the coding sequence GTGTGCGCTGATTCGAATCGTGCCGCCGGTTGCCTTTACCTTATCGGAACTCCCATCGGGAACCTCGAGGACATCACCCACCGCGCGGTGCGGGTCCTGGGAGAAGTGGATCAGATCCTGGCCGAGGACACGCGGCGCGCCCGGGTGCTGCTCGACCGCTACGCGATATCCAAGCCCCTCTCGAGTTTCTTCGAGCACAACGAGGCCCGCCGCCTCGAGCCGGTGATGCGCGCCCTCGAAGAGGGCCGGCGCATCGCGGTGATCACCGACGCGGGCTCGCCGGGCATCAGCGATCCCGGGTTCCGGCTGGTGCGCGAGGCGGTGGCGCGCGGGATCCCCGTGGTTTCCATCCCGGGCCCCTCGGCGGCGGTCACCGCGCTGCAGGTGAGTGGGCTGCCCACCGACCAGTTCCTGTTCCGTGGGTTTCCGCCGCGGAAGTCGGCCGGGCGCCGCAGGGACCTCTCGGAGCTGCGCGACTACGAGGGGACGCTGATCTACTACGAGAGCTCGCACCGGCTGGCGGACTTTCTCGAGGACGCCGCCGCGGAGCTGGGCGACCGGCCGGCCGCGGTGTGCCGGGAACTGACGAAGATGCACGAGGAAGTGGTGCGGGGCACGCTGCCCGAGCTGGCGGCGCGCTTCCGGGAGACCGAGCCCCGCGGCGAGATCGCTGTGGTCATCGGCGGACACACCCGGTCCATGCGGAAGTCGCGCGGCGGGCCGGACGACCCGGACGAAGCTTGA
- a CDS encoding zinc metallopeptidase: MFMPFFDSTMLLVLPALALALFAQWRVKSTFRRLSEVPSAAGRTGREVAESLLAANGISGVTVQEVPGQLTDNFDPRNRTVNLSEEIYNGTSVAALGVAAHEIGHVIQHEQGYAPIRMRDAIVPVAGLGSNLAFPLFLIGMLFGRGMGVWLMDLGIALFGMAVLFHVVTLPTEFDASKRALQQLEGRGILASSEIGGARQVLNAAALTYVAAATMALLQLLRLVLIRNSRN; encoded by the coding sequence ATGTTCATGCCTTTCTTCGATTCCACGATGCTCCTGGTGCTGCCGGCGCTGGCACTCGCGCTGTTCGCGCAGTGGAGGGTGAAGTCCACCTTCCGGCGCCTGAGCGAGGTGCCTTCTGCCGCCGGGCGCACCGGCCGCGAGGTGGCCGAGAGCCTGCTCGCCGCCAACGGCATCAGCGGGGTGACGGTCCAGGAGGTGCCGGGGCAGCTGACCGACAACTTCGACCCGCGCAACCGCACCGTCAACCTGTCCGAGGAAATCTACAACGGCACCTCGGTGGCGGCGCTGGGCGTGGCCGCGCACGAGATCGGCCACGTCATCCAGCACGAGCAGGGCTACGCGCCCATCCGCATGCGCGACGCCATCGTGCCCGTCGCGGGCCTGGGCTCCAACCTGGCCTTCCCGTTGTTCCTCATCGGGATGCTCTTCGGCCGCGGCATGGGCGTGTGGCTGATGGACCTGGGCATCGCGCTGTTCGGCATGGCGGTGCTGTTCCACGTGGTCACGCTGCCCACCGAGTTCGACGCCAGCAAACGCGCGCTGCAGCAGCTCGAGGGCCGCGGGATCCTGGCTTCCTCGGAGATCGGCGGCGCGCGCCAGGTGCTCAATGCGGCCGCGCTCACCTACGTGGCGGCGGCCACCATGGCGCTGCTGCAGCTGCTGCGCCTGGTCCTGATCCGAAACTCCCGCAACTGA
- a CDS encoding integration host factor subunit beta: MTKADIVDEIAERTGLTKKDVADTVDAFLDAVSKSLASGQHIEIRGFGTFKVKDRKPRLARNPRTGESVPVPARRVPLFKVSKELKEIVSQQG, encoded by the coding sequence ATGACGAAAGCCGATATCGTGGATGAGATTGCGGAGCGCACGGGTCTCACCAAGAAGGACGTGGCCGACACCGTCGATGCGTTCCTGGACGCGGTTTCGAAGTCCCTGGCGAGTGGCCAGCACATCGAGATCCGGGGCTTCGGGACCTTCAAGGTGAAGGATCGCAAGCCGCGCCTCGCGCGCAATCCCCGCACCGGCGAGTCCGTCCCGGTGCCTGCGCGTCGTGTGCCGCTGTTCAAGGTCTCCAAGGAGCTGAAGGAAATCGTCTCGCAGCAGGGCTGA